Proteins encoded in a region of the Triticum dicoccoides isolate Atlit2015 ecotype Zavitan chromosome 3A, WEW_v2.0, whole genome shotgun sequence genome:
- the LOC119269327 gene encoding uncharacterized protein LOC119269327, whose product MWTEAGHGRSFTVALSGSGKLQKAPCSSLATIHTPLAPPWQRVVAFSPKRNGATPPVGLVGFGLAARLGSVPMEAAEDAGDAGGGRSTARKLVPWSSWAEWRFVRDAIFSPYPDPGAALRRIAAWRSRGCLPIPVEVTAALFEIRLRDPFFRNGVASDDKLESDEMLALLYSMAIIRLVNGFMESPHKETGRSISDLAETVGVPRILVDIRHESSHRGIPSLRLLRLAAIKAFDWLKCNYWDSQTSAIPDVRLELNSVLHDIAQSLKGKDSESAKSGSKRKRSQKHILNAIKYVRQLYYTCPTEAVSVLLEFCQLDAPEISENSDIHQSDSLDVNHSSDVQIQNQISNGDMKTIITKLSEKEPRVLLGLLKSVIEMIEARNDLEHKGGSYVCLPAESSTMKNLCSLVLWIVTSIKELKDSGRIGLVHEIGVLSSDRNAVPRFCLAKLLQKLLSLPAIGERCIADAALLLIEMVGNNNMKEKLRKLPLLSLRRSPKDTLLESRILSNGQESVESATQKLEAFKLQLRKPDNASLAENGTEGTLNTSMPEKRNRWSIAKSWTPCPLGMIPCSYSSTAVLPVLDVIDDELKHDTAEHGSFEPDGQIEIFDSYSYPEQQLDGEGILEISRSPPEHGISDMPEMASGLRGTLLVGGVWKKLTEEELLSIKSSMKILL is encoded by the exons ATGTGGACGGAGGCTGGCCACGGCCGCAGCTTCACGGTGGCCCTCAGCGGCTCGGGCAAATTGCAGAAAGCACCCTGCTCGTCGCTCGCAACGATACACACACCCTTGGCCCCACCCTGGCAGCGAGTCGTCGCCTTTTCCCCCAAGCGAAACGGCGCTACCCCACCGGTGGGTTTAGTAGGGTTTGGACTCGCTGCTCGCCTCGGCTCGGTTCCCATGGAGGCGGCGGAAGATGCAGGCGACGCCGGCGGCGGCCGCTCCACCGCCCGGAAGCTGGTGCCGTGGTCGAGCTGGGCGGAGTGGCGCTTCGTCCGCGACGCCATCTTCTCCCCCTACCCCGACCCTGGCGCCGCTCTTCGCAGG ATCGCCGCGTGGCGGAGCAGGGGCTGCCTCCCGATCCCCGTGGAGGTCACTGCGGCCCTCTTCGAGATAAGGCTGCGGGATCCCTTCTTCCG GAATGGAGTGGCTTCGGATGATAAGCTGGAGTCGGACGAGATGCTCGCCTTGCTGTACAGTATGGCAATcatcag GCTTGTAAATGGTTTTATGGAGAGCCCGCACAAGGAAACTGGTCGTTCAATATCTGATTTAGCTGAGACTGTTGGAGTACCACGAATTCTCGTTGACATTCGTCATG AGAGTTCACATCGCGGCATCCCCTCTCTGCGACTGCTACGTTTGGCAGCCATTAAA GCATTTGATTGGTTGAAGTGTAATTACTGGGATTCCCAGACTAGTGCAATTCCTGATGTTCGACTAGAACTAAACTCAGTATTGCATGACATCGCTCAGTCGCTGAAGGGAAAAGATTCTGAAAGTGCAAAATCAGGTTCCAAAAGGAAAC GTTCCCAGAAACATATTTTAAATGCCATCAAATATGTACGTCAACTTTACTATACATGTCCCACTGAGGCTGTCTCTGTTCTTTTGGAGTTTTGTCAGCTCGATGCCCCAGAAATCTCTGAAAACAGCGATATACATCAATCTGATAGTTTGGATGTGAATCACTCATCTGATGTTCAAATTCAGAATCAAATATCAAATGGAGATATGAAAACCATTATAACAAAACTATCAGAAAAAGAACCAAGAGTGCTTCTTGGCTTACTAAAGTCGGTAATTGAAATGATTGAGGCCAGGAACGACCTTGAACACAAAG GTGGATCATATGTATGCCTGCCAGCTGAGTCATCAACAATGAAAAACTTGTGCTCCCTGGTTCTATGGATTGTCACAAGCATAAAAGAGTTAAAGGATTCCGGCCGTATTGGacttgtccacgagataggagtacTCTCTTCGGACAGGAATGCGGTCCCTCGTTTCTGTCTCGCAAAACTTCTGCAGAAGTTATTGAGTTTGCCCGCTATAGGTGAAAGATGCATTGCAGATGCAGCACTATTGCTGATTGAGATGGTCGGCAATAATAACATGAAGGAGAAACTGAGGAAGCTTCCTTTGTTGTCCCTGCGAAGGTCACCGAAAGATACCCTCCTTGAATCCAGAATCTTGTCCAATGGACAAGAATCGGTTGAAAGCGCAACACAGAAGTTGGAAGCGTTCAAGTTGCAGTTGAGAAAACCAGATAATGCGAGTTTAGCTGAAAATGGAACTGAGGGAACGCTTAACACAAGCATGCCAGAGAAACGTAATAGGTGGTCTATAGCGAAGTCCTGGACCCCCTGTCCGCTAGGAATGATACCTTGTTCATATAGTTCAACTGCTGTTCTTCCCGtccttgatgtcattgatgatgaaCTGAAGCATGACACAGCAGAACATGGAAGTTTTGAGCCTGATGGTCAGATTGAAATTTTCGACTCTTATTCTTACCCTGAGCAGCAGTTGGATGGTGAAGGCATCCTAGAAATATCAAGATCGCCACCTGAACATGGGATTTCTGATATGCCAGAAATGGCCTCTGGTCTCAGGGGTACATTACTGGTTGGTGGCGTGTGGAAAAAGCTGACCGAAGAAGAGTTGCTCTCCATAAAGTCAAGCATGAAAATTTTGTTGTAA